A single Gambusia affinis linkage group LG20, SWU_Gaff_1.0, whole genome shotgun sequence DNA region contains:
- the LOC122823196 gene encoding ras-related protein Rab-37-like, with the protein MERMESMEPISACYKTAYPEINPDSGYGSGENQAKTPPAPSYDEDLVHKTILVGDSGVGKTSLLVQFDQGKFIPGSFSATVGIGFTNKEVTVDNVKVQLQIWDTAGQERFRSVTHAYYRDAHALLLLYDITNKSSFDNIRAWLTEIHEYAHTDVVIMLLGNKADMSGERAIRREEGERLAREYSVPFMETSAKTGVNVELAFTAVAKELKHRAIQHPNEPKFQIHEYIDSQKEKSGCCSYF; encoded by the exons ATGGAGCGGATGGAGTCAATGGAGCCGATCTCGGCGTGCTACAAGACGGCATACCCGGAGATCAACCCCGACAGCGGCTACGGCTCCGGAGAGAACCAGGCGAAGACCCCTCCAGCCCCGAGCTACGACGAAGACCTGGTGCATAAG ACCATCTTGGTCGGGGACAGCGGCGTGGGGAAGACCTCtcttctggttcagtttgaccAGGGCAAATTCATCCCAGGCTCCTTTTCTGCCACAGTTGGAATTGGATTTACG AATAAAGAGGTAACTGTTGACAACGTAAAAGTCCAACTACAG attTGGGACACAGCAGGACAGGAACGCTTCAGAAGTGTGACTCACGCATATTACAGAGATGCACATG CTTTGCTGCTTCTGTATGACATCACCAACAAATCGTCGTTCGACAACATCAGG GCGTGGTTAACAGAAATCCATGAGTATGCACACACCGACGTAGTCATCATGTTGCTGGGCAACAAG GCCGATATGAGCGGCGAACGAGCGATCAGGAGAGAAGAAGGAGAGAGGCTGGCCAGA GAGTATTCGGTCCCTTTCATGGAGACGAGCGCCAAGACGGGAGTCAACGTCGAGCTCGCCTTCACAGCCGTAGCCAA GGAGCTGAAGCACCGGGCCATCCAGCACCCCAACGAGCCCAAGTTCCAAATTCACGAATACATCGATTCACAGAAGGAGAAGTCCGGCTGCTGCAGCTACTTCTGA